Part of the Equus caballus isolate H_3958 breed thoroughbred chromosome 18, TB-T2T, whole genome shotgun sequence genome is shown below.
TTCGCCCCCGGCCACGGGCTCCTAGTCTGCCGGAACCCTGGTTCCACTTTCTTTCCCGCTTCAAAAAATCCACCAAAACAGACCTGCTTCAGGCCTGCAGCCTGCTCACAGCAGTGGGACCCAGAAGGGTTCTGCCAGGTTGAGCTCTGACCAGGACCAGCTCAGGGGACTTCTGCTGGGGGAACAGGAAGGTGAGGGAGTCCCTCTGTGGGGAAAAGGACTGGGACCTCATCTTTTTGCACGTGGATGATGTTGGGAAAATTCAACACTGACCCTGATTTGAGGTCTTGGAAAACCGAGCCAGTGAGCAGAGAAACAGTGTGCACCTGCTTGTGTTGTGGGAGGCAAGCAGAATTAGGGCCGTGCCGTGCACTGTCCACGCCTGACCAGCCGGTCAGTGTCCAGGTGTGGGACCCTGGCAGCCTTTTTGGACGGCAACAGTAGTCTATAAACACAGAGGGTCCGATCATAAAGCAATGAGACTGCTGTCCGTGTGGAGTGTGCATGCCGCCCCTGCCCCCTCTACATGGGCTCTGGCTCCAGTTTGTCCCTTGGGCCTGGGCTCCGGCTCCCCAGTTGGTCCCTTGGGCCTGGGCTCCGGCTCCACAGTTGGTCCCTTGGGCCTGGGCTCCGGCTCCACAGTTGGTCCCTTGGGCCTGGGCTCCGGCTCCACAGTTGGTCCCTTGGGCCTGGGCTCCGGCTCCACAGTTGGTCCCTTGGGCCTGGGCTCCGGCTCCACAGTTGGTCCCTTGGGCCTGGGCTCCGGCTTCACAGTTGGTCCCTTGGGCTTGGGCTCCGGCTCCACAGTTGGTCCCTTGGGCCTGGGCTCCGGCTCCACAGTTGGTCCCTTGGGCGGGGCCCCAGCTGATGCCCTCCAGCCCTTCACAAGGCCTGCAGGCCCGGCAGCAGCAACCGATTCTTGCAGAATCCTGTGCAGCAGGCGGGTCAGGGGTAGGGTAGAGGGGGTGACAGCAGGAGTCTGGACCTATTGACACGGTTTGCCTTTGACTTGTGGCAGGGAGACAGGCCTCTGGGCGGACAAGGCTCCAGGAGGCTGGGACTGGAAGAAGCCCAGGACTAGGGCGGCTTGAGGCCCGGTGGCTCCAGGCCGTGTGAAAGACACCCTGTGctccccaggctgctggagctcaGCGCGcagaggcagggggcaggggggtggcGGCGTGCACCTGCACCCGGGGAAGGACAGGGCGGGATGGGCCCTGGACCTTGGCTACTCGCCTCCACTGGCCTTTGCTCTGAATAATCCGCGGCTGCTTTAAAGGCCACTCTGCagttcttctctctcattctgccTCAGGCTGGGAGCTCTCAAGCATCCCAGCGGGCTGAAAGGCTTCAGTCGCCATCAACAACGACACAGCCTCCTTTCCAAGGAGGCACAGTCACCAGGGGAGGGACATCCCAGGAGACAGAGCGTCTGTGAACTCCAcagcagggagaggaaagggcaaaGGATGTGCCCCAGACTCTCAGCTACCAAGATGGAACCGGGAGACATTCCTGACCCTTGACCTCTGACATTCCCCTCCTACAGCCCCAGACTCAGTCCACTACCAAATGCCGTCAATACTACCTCCTAGATGTGGCCCGTCCTGCTCCTGcccatctccactgccaccaccaagttcaggccaccatcatctctgcTGCCTTACCAcaatgtcccctcccccaccaaactGGTCACTCTGCCCCCTCAACCCATTGTCCACACTGAAGTCACGTTCTGAAATCAAGCATGCCCACGTCCTGCTCTTGCTGCATTCTCAAAGGCTCCCACAGTGGCCAGAGTGAGTCTAGATGCCTCACCACGCCCACAAGGCCCCGCGTGCTCAAGGCCCCTCCAGGCCCTTCGGCCTCCTCTCCCACACCCTCCCTTGCACTCCGTGCCAGCCATGCTGAGTGTAGTTCTAAGACACCTGGCCCAGTTATCAACTGCGAATCCATCCTTCACCGCCTGCTCTGAGAACATGGAGACGGACCCTCTGAACATTTCTCTCCAGCCGGCACGTGCTGATTGTTGTCAGTGGAGGGCGCTGGCGGGACACTGGAGTGGGACTGGAGTTTTCTCTTCCTGGCTCCAGTGCGCTCCTCTTGTCAGGCTCTCGCAGGGCAGTTTCTCCCACAGTGGGCTCCTCCCAAGCACCGTCGCCCGGGGTCCGGAGCCTGCAGTGTGCCCGCCCTGGCAGTGCCCTGAAACCCCTTCAGAGGCTTCCCAGCGGAGCGCCACTGCTGAGGCCCCTCCTCGTGGGCCACTTCCCAGCATTCCCTCAGGTGGCTTTGTACCGAGTTCTGAAGTGGGGCACCCGCTGTGGATGGCTTCTCTGTTACCCGCGACGGGGGACTTCCAGCGAGTTCTGCCAGTCTGGTGCCTGACTGAGCCTCCTCTCACACCAGTGAGCCCCGCAGGCACGCCTACACTGAGGTCTGCATCCGAGCCCCGGCAGGGCAGCTGCTCCTTCCAGCTGGTCTCCATGCACGCAGAGCTCTCCTGATTTCTTACACACTCCTCCCGCTTCCCTCCAACCCTGTTATAATAGTGTAATAATTCCTCACAGAGTAATAATTCCTCATATTAAACTTCCCCTGTTCTAATCACTGTGGGCTTCCGTCTCCAGGCTGGGCCCTGACTGACACAAAAACCACACAGACTGCCCCAGTTCTGTCTCACCTCTGTGCCTTGCtctccccacctgtaaaatggggatgcgAGGATTGTTGGGCGAATTACATGAATTAATATCCGTAAAGGTTTCGGCACATCAGGGTTATAGAGGTCTTTGATGTTATTAGCATTAGCCTCTCTCAGCTCACACTCCGGGGTTCCAGCAACAGGGTCCCCTCTTCCGGGAAGGCCTTCCTGACCACCTCCCAtgccaggctggggtgggggtgtccCCTGTGCTCCTGCACTGATCTGGCCCTCATGCCCTTGCTGCACCGACATCACTGTGCTGTTCCTATGGGTGTCCTGTCAGACAGTGGCTTCTGCAGGACCGCCAGCTTTGTGAGGGCAGGGGTGTGCGCCAGGACCTCACACGGCACCCGAATGAGTGAGGGCGTAGCTGTGTCAGTCCAGGTGCTCTGGGAAACAGACACCAAGGCAGGTGACGTGAGAGAGAGATGTGCTGGGGGAAATGCCTGCACGGGACAAAGCGGGAGGGAACCCGAGAAGGTGGGAGAGCCTGCCCACCACGACGCAGGCCTGACACTGCgagggagagcaggaaggaaggcagatcGGGAAGGAAGGGTCCCAGACTTCAGAGTAGTTCCAAGATCTGCCCAGGCCACTGGGGAGTCCTCGAGCCCCTCACTGGAGGGGTCCTGCCTCACTGGAAGGGTCCGCATTAGGACTGCCACCACGATCAGTCGTTGGCTGAGGGCAGCCTGTGGGAGGCACGGCCTGAGCGCAAACGTGCTGGTGGATCTAGAGAAACAACAGCTGGGCTGTCAGTCAGTTCTGCTCCTGTGGCAGATCTGAGCAGCACATTTTCATGGCCGCCACAGGAACTGACAGACAGAAGGTTGGCCACACCCCAAGGACACAGGGCCAAAGGCAGTGATGCCAGAATCCGTCACCTGGATGCAGGGAGAGGGAGTGGGGCCACGGACCCCCTGAGTAAGCCTccatatgtatacaaatatatacagtgGTGAGCACTTATTTATGTTGACTGAATAAATTCCTTCAATATTTCACCGTAACAGAACTACTTCCTGTTATGAGATTCTGaatttcagaaattttgtgaATTTCCTTTCAATTATTAccatattttcattattgtaaTCATCATGCAAGTAgtactcatatttttttttgtttggtattGCATAAAAATTTACCATAAAACTAAGTAGGTTAATACAACCCACATTTACTGTCTCGCTGTTTTTGTGGGTCAGGGGTCCAGGCACAGCTTAACTGCGTCCTTCACTTCAGATCTCTCAGAGGCCGCGGGGAAGGTGTTGGCTGaggctggggtctcatctgaaagcttgacAGGGGAAGGATTCTCTTCTAAGCTCACACGGTGGGTGTCAGGATTCAGTTCCTCGTgggctgttggactgagggcctcagttcttAGCCCGCTGTTGGTCAGGGCCCACCCTTAGCTCCTTGTcatgtgggcctctccaacatggcaacTTGCTTCATCAACGCATACACCCAAGAAGGTGACAGTCTGCTAGCAggacagaagtcacaatcttttgtaacttcatcacagaagtgacatccccTTTACGTTGCCATGCTCTACTGTTTTGAATCAAGGGAACAAGGGGAGAGGATGACAAGGCCAAGAATACCAGGAGCAGGGATCattggggccatcttggaggtCGCCTACTACAACTGTCACCAAGACTATACGCTTGGCCCAATCTTACCACAACCTCACTTACACTGAATGTTCCAGTATTTAAAAACTACCAGCAGAGTAGGTGTAAATCACTGTCTCCCATTTTAATGCCCTCTTCTCCAGCCTGGGATCTCCCCCTGGGGTCACccgggtcctttgctctcagttGCTGCCAAGAAATTTCCCAAAAGGCGTCAACGGATAGCAACCTAAAGCAGTGGCCTACCCGGGCCTTTGAAAAGCTGTGCGCATAGACCCGTGTTCAGCAGGAGTGAGCTCCCCGCAGGGCTCCCGCCTCAAGGAATTGCTGGTATTTGGGCAGCAGCTCCAAGGCCTGAACATCCGGGCACCTGGACCACTTAAAAGCACTAAAATTAGGAACCCAGTCCTCTTGTACAGCTTACTACACATCCGTACTGGGCTTCACATTTTGCaaactttatttcactttcattgtcAAAACAAGGCTGTAACATACCTatcaatatccccattttacagacaggaaacgCAGGGTCAGAGATGTGAGGtcacttgttcaaggtcactcTGCTCCAGTGACAGGACCCGGATTTGAACCCATAGCTGGCTGCCCAGTCtgtgctctctctgcctcctatGGTGCCCGTGTTCTCAGTGGGCCTCCCAGGGCTCCGTAACACTACGCCCTTCTGTGCCATTCCCACCTTAGCACTAACACTGATCGAGGGGGTGCCCCTTCCTTTTCAGTTAGCTGAAAGGGTCTCTCCTGGAAGTTCCAGAAGGCTCTGCTCAGTGACCATTTTTTCCTGATATAAGAGGTGAGCCTGGAAATTCACCTCTAACCCACATGGAGAGAAAGGCTGTGGAGGCCACAGCACAGGTTCGCACCATGAAACCCTGAGCATAAAGAGGACAGGATAAATGTAGGGTTTACAAATGGTACCTGGAACCAgactgctggtgacaaattcagGTTCTGCTACTTACAAAGCTTTCTGATTTGGGGCAAATTTCTTCACCTTTTTGTGCTATTTCCTTGctgtaaaattgaaataatattacGAACTATGTGTTCCAAtttggagataaatgaaaacctGCCTCTAagagcccagcacagtgtctggtgcaCAATCAAGGCCCCACACACATTACTGGAGGGACGTGGGGGTAGGAGGGAGCCCGAGGCCGCACCAGGGGAGGAGCCGTGCATCGATCTGAGACCAGCCTGTGATACACGCACACAAGGGTATCGGGGTCCACGTGTGTGCCCAGCTCCAGGCATGGCTGCACGGCGTCTTGCACTGTGGACACTGGCTAGTGGGGATGGAGGCAGTGGGGCCTGTCTAGGGCCAAGGATGGGCAGAGCCAATGGCAGCACGTGACTCAGGGACTCCCCTCCTCACATTCTGgctgtgtgtaagtgtgtgtggtATTGGGGGGCTGATGCAGGCCCCTGTAAGTCAGCCTAGTTCTGGGTCTGTCATGATTGTTCTGGCTGTCGGGCACCACATTCACACCCAGAGAACCATGAACAAGCGGGGGCTACGACTCAATAGAACAATGTTCTCTAGGGATCCAGGGCCGAGTGCCGACGACTGAGGTGTGCAGCAGGCACCTAGAAGCGGGGGTGCAAGGCAACACTTACAGGGTCACTTCCTGCCACCTGGCCCATCTGTGAAGCCCGAGGGTATGTTTCTTAATCTTTCTGGGATCAAACTCTGAATCTGTGTGCAGTGGCACAATATATCACAAAATTTTGAGGGTCACCTTCCTGCTAAAGCTCTTGGGGTCTCTGGTGGCCTGAGTAGTAATCTGCGCCCTGTTGAAAGTGACCAGAAGTGTCCTGGTTTCCCCATTGAAGTCAGCAGTCATGGAAGAtcggggccaggccctgcccttgGAAAGCCCCAAGCTGGGAAGACAGGACAAGGTCACATCCGATTTATACTGGCCTCGCCCAGGGCATCCAGCCAGCCTTACTGTCATTGCTCAGAGACTCTAGGGAACTGATACTGTCTGTCACAGCTAAGAGCACTGTTCATTTATTACATCATGGAGAGCCTTAATCCAGAGCTATAAACAGACACACACCCCACCCTTGTAGAGAGCACATCTCAGCAGTGGAGACGCTAAGCTGGAACTCCTCGAACTCCTCGGTAACCTAGTTACTTAATTACAATTAGCAGTAAGGGCTGGAGAGGTGCAGGGTGCAAAGGATGGGGAAGGCAGTTAAGGAACCAGAGAGCTCGTGAGGCCAGAATCCAAAGAGTTGGTGACGGTGTGGGCACATGACATGCAGGACAACTGGGGAGGCCAGCAGGCCCAGGCTCAGAGATTCGACTTTAGCCAAATGCAAGGGGATGACCAcaaagagttttaagcaggagagaaCCCAGTCAGACATGCACTTTGAAGAGCTGGGAGAGGTGGGGACAAGTGCCAGGAAGCCCAGTGAGGACCAGCCTGGGGAGAGCAAGGATGGAGCTCAGAGCTGCTGGGCAGGGAATCGCCCAGGCTGGGTGCGCGTTTAGCCACGAGGTGGGGTGGTGGGGCGGGGGAGGCCTGCCGAGCCCAAAGCAGGTTCTCAGCAAGAgctgctgcctgcctgcctgccagggCAGGGGCCGCAGAGGGGCTACAGATGGTCAGGGTGGCTGGGCCTGAGCCAGATCTCAGGACAAGCAGAACACATGAAGGGGAGGGGTGGCGTGCAGGGTGCAGGCTCTGTGAGCCAAGGTTTGGAGGCAGCCACGTAAAagcatgtgtggggacaggaacAGCTTGAGTGGAGCCAAAGTTTGTCACCTAGAGAAGAGGAGCCAAGTAAGCCATTCCAGGGGATCGCTCCCTGACTAGGGCTCCCTCACCTTACCATTTTGGCAGATCAGCAGGAAGGCCTGGTGCTCCCGTCTCGGCTCCTGCAATCTCGAGAATGGTTGGGGAGGGGTGAGAAGGTGGAGCTCACCAAATCCAGACCCCAAACGACACTTCTCCAGCCAAGATCAGACAGTCCCACGTGGTAGCAGCAGCCGGTGACATGCCAGGGGCCCCTTTAAGTGGTATTTCCCATGGTTTCATCTATCCATCCGTGTATCCATCAAGCCCGTGCCCAAAGCCATCCCAGGGACCAGAGACAGGGTGCTCCGCCCTCAGGAACTCAGTCTACAGAGGCCCGATGCAGGGACCCACAGGCTGGCACAGAATGGAGCCAGGACCCAGCAGGAAGGCATGCCATCCCCGCCAGCTCACTCTCCATTCCCGGTCTCCTGCTGAAACTGCCTGCCACCACTGACTGGGCCTCCAGGGACTGCTCTGTGCCCCTCCTTGGGTGTGGCCTGATCTCTGCCAGAGTCACACTGGCACCAGGCCTGAACCATTCACCTCTTCCAGGGAAAAGACAACCACCGACAAAATACACAAAGGGCCAAGCGAGCCTGCCTTGCTGAGCCAACTCTCCTGACCTTTCCTACTGGGGTCTTCTGTCCAAGGATCAAAAGTGGGGTCTGCTTTGTCCACCGCCAGAGGGCTCAAGGGAAACAAGCAGGGCAAAGATGCAGCCTCCCCCTGAGTGCTGAGTGTCCACTGCCCCCCTCCAGCCACCTGCTCTCCTCACCATCCCCTGTGAGCCAAGCCTGCCCCCatctccacctcccctccctgcccccacctctctccctctcctctgccagCGCTGaccctgctctgtccccaggaGGCTGACCGCTTGGGACTGTGTCTGTGGGCTCCCTCCCTGCAGGGCCTCGGCTTTGCAACGGCTCCGCTcgttccctcctcttccttcggCCAGAGCTCTGCCAGGTCTCCCACACCACAGCTCTCACAAGGTTCCGGCAACACTTTCTCTCCCCTCAGGTGCGGGGGCTCTCCTGGGGCCCCACCGCGTGCTGGCTGCCCAGCCTCTCAGAGTGTGGAGTGCTCCATCAGCTCTGGCAGGACCCTGGCGGACACACCTCCCATAAAGCTGCACTGCAGGCTCCAGCTCCCAGCCTCGCGGCACACAGCAGCTTCTCCCTGGGCCTCTCAGCACCTTCCATGTCCACCAGCACAGAAGAAAATGGGATTTGACAGCCAAACTCCGGGGTAGTCCTTCGCTGTAGGAACACTTTCCCATCGTGCACGCGCCTCAGCTGGCGAGATGTGGCCTCACTCCCACAGCCCCCTGGCACTCAAAGACCAAGCAGGAGGGACGTCCTGTTTATTTACGGCAAGCCCTCCCTGCCAGATGCTCGCGTTCACTTCTCACACAACCCCACAATCCTCCCAGGAGGCTTATCCCTTCCCCTTCTCACAGTGGACGGAACCAAGGCTCCGACTCATCCAGAGACTCGCCCAAGGGCACTGCGACCATGAGTGGTGGGCTGGGGTAGAATCTCTGCTGTTGAACTCAAAGCCTGTGATTTTTCTGACGCTGGGCTGTGTGTGGGTACAGAGGCGCCAAGAGAGCCCCCAGAGGCAGTGGCGGGACGGCGCATGTGCGAGCTGGGACTGTCCTCGAGGTGAGCCCCTCAGGAGCGGCCTGGGGTGAGCGTCGCCCTCCACAGCTGCAGCACAGAGTCCCGGCGGGTCGTGTAGGGTAAGTGTTTGACGCAGAACCAGTGCCTGGGAGCGACATTCCCACTGGGCGTGTACAGCTTCTCTCCAGGCCAGCCCAAGAGGCCTCGCAGGGCCAGGTTGCCCGACAGAACCTTGTCATAGAACTCCACACCGCCCCGGGCATACGCCGCAGACAGGGAGGCCGTGCGGCAGTCCAGCCAGGCTTCCAGGGCGTGAGTGAGAGAGTCCGTGGAGAAGGCATAGGCCACAAAGcctgccactgctgccaccaaGTTGAAGGCGGCCCGTAAGTTCATGGGGCCCCCATACAGCCCCAGGGCATGCTTGGCACCCACGCCCAGGGCCCAGGTTCCTGCCAGGCAAGCAGGGGCCGGCAGGGCCTGCAGGGCGGCTGCAGCGCTCTCCAGGTACACCACCTCCCTGGCCAAGGCGAACTTCTGGGCGTCACGGGACAGGGTCAGGGCATCTCTCAGCCGGGCGTCTGCTGGGCTCTGCCAGTTCACTCTGTGCCCATGGACGATCACAGGCTGGTCGCTGTGGGTCACTGGGCCACCCAGGAAGCTGGTGGGGATGCCCACCACGGCCCCCGCAGGGAGTCTCGGGAAGCCAGCACTCACAGGCTGGAAGGTGAAGGTGGTGAAGGCCTCGTAGCAATGGCCTGAGGGGACGCCCATGTCCTGGAGCACCTCCTGGAAGAGTCTCTGCAGCTCTGGGGAGAGTGGCACTGGCTGGCCCTGAGGCCAGTACTGGTACAGCCATTGGACCACAGGATCTGGGAAAAGGTGGTACGAATCTGGGCCCCAAACAGGCCTGCACAGGAACCCACCAACAGGCCTGTCCTGTGTCTCTGCACAAATGCTGAGGCCCGCCCACCATGAGTGCTGCCACCACTGGAAACCTGAGCCAAAAACAAGAGAAGTCAGCCAACAGTTCCCTGGGTCTGCCTGCAGACTGAGGATCCCCAGGGCCACATCCTTTTTAACAGAGGGAATACAGCCCAGAGGTTGAGAGCACGGGCTCCAGAGCCTaagttcaaaccccagctccatCCCTGTGCAGCGCCTTCCCCATCTGCCAAATGGGCACGTGACGATGGCCCAGCACTACGGTGGCTGTGGCTGTGACGAGGAAATGATGGACAGACATAAAACAatcagcacctggcacagcagCACACAGCCCTGCGATGATGGCTGTGATGATTACCTTTATTCCCCTGACTAGGCCCAGGACTAAGTACCCAAGTGCCTCACCCACTGTTCACCCCATAGTGAGGCCCCGGGATCGCTAATTT
Proteins encoded:
- the LOC111768877 gene encoding transmembrane protein 177; this translates as MELGFELRLWSPCSQPLGCIPSVKKDVALGILSLQADPGNCWLTSLVFGSGFQWWQHSWWAGLSICAETQDRPVGGFLCRPVWGPDSYHLFPDPVVQWLYQYWPQGQPVPLSPELQRLFQEVLQDMGVPSGHCYEAFTTFTFQPVSAGFPRLPAGAVVGIPTSFLGGPVTHSDQPVIVHGHRVNWQSPADARLRDALTLSRDAQKFALAREVVYLESAAAALQALPAPACLAGTWALGVGAKHALGLYGGPMNLRAAFNLVAAVAGFVAYAFSTDSLTHALEAWLDCRTASLSAAYARGGVEFYDKVLSGNLALRGLLGWPGEKLYTPSGNVAPRHWFCVKHLPYTTRRDSVLQLWRATLTPGRS